The following DNA comes from Rhizobium sp. EC-SD404.
TCAAGGCCATCCTCGACCATATCAAGTCTACGTGGCCGGAAGATATTCGGGAAACGCAGGCGCAAAGATCGAAGGCGGTCGCAGGCGATTGACCGCTTTGGACTCCTTGAGAATCCTCAGCATTTCACAGTTCGATCCGCCGCAGTCGCAGCGCGTTGCTGATCACTGACACAGACGACAGGCTCATCGCTGCTGCTGCAATCATTGGTGACAGCAACATGCCAGTGACCGGGTAAAGCAATCCTGCAGCAACCGGCACGCCAAGGGCATTGTACGCAAATGCGAAGAACAGGTTTTGCTTGATGTTGCGGAGCGTGGCACGCGCAAGCTTGCGCGCCCGAACGATGCCCATGAGGTCACCGCCCAACAGGGTGATGCCTGCGCTTTCCATGGCAACATCCGCCCCGGTCCCCATTGCGATGCCCACGTCGGCAGCGGCCAGTGCGGGGGCGTCGTTCACACCGTCGCCTGCCATGGCAATCTTGTGGCCATCGCGACGCAACTGGTCGATCAGCTCCTTCTTGGCCTCGGGTAAAATGCCCGCGCGCACCTCGTCGATGCCAAGCCTGCCAGCAACCGCCTGCGCCGTGCGTTCGTTATCACCCGTCGCCATGATCACCCGCAGGCCTTGAGCATGAAGTTCCCGGATGGCCTGCGCGGTACTGTCTTTGATCGGGTCTGCCACCGCCACAATGCCGGCAAGCGCGCCATCGACCGCGATGAACATCGCCGTTTTACCCTCCTTACGCAGGGTGTCCGCCTTTGCTTCGGCAGCGCCCGTCTCCAGCCCCATCTCCCGCATCATCGCCGCATTGCCGAGCGCCACCGCGCGTCCGCTAACCTTGCCGCGCACTCCCTTGCCGATGACCGCTTCGAAATCCGCAGCCTCCAGACGTGGGGCGCCCTGCGCTTCGGCGCCTTCGACAATCGCTTCCGCCAACGGGTGTTCCGAACCCCGTTCGAGGGCGGCCGCCAGCGATAGCAGATCGATCCTGGTGATATCCCCCAACACAATGGTATCCCTCAGCTTCGGCTTGCCCATGGTCAGGGTGCCGGTCTTGTCCACGATCAGCGTATCGACCGCCGCCATGCGTTCCAGCGCCTCGGCGTCCTTGATCAGCACCCCCGCCTGCGCCCCGCGCCCGGCCGCCGTGGTGATCGAGATTGGTGTCGCCAGCCCGAGCGCGCAGGGACAGGCAATGATCAGCACTGAGACCGCTGAGGCGATGGCAAAGACCAGCGCGGGTTTCGGACCGACGGTCAGCCAGACGATGAAGGCGATGATCGCGATGGCCACCACGGTCGGCACAAAGACTGCCGACACCCGGTCCGCCAGCCCCTGAATCGGCGCGCGCGACCGGCGGGCGTTCGAGACCATGGCGACGATCTGGGCCAGCACGGTATCGACGCCGACCTTGCCGGCTTCGATCACAAGAGATCCGTTCTTGTTGATCGTGGCCCCGGTCACCGCGTCGCCCGGACCCTTTTCGACGGGCATGGACTCCCCGGTCAGCATGCTTTCGTCCAGAGACGAGTGGCCCTCGATCACCGTTCCGTCCACCGGGACTGCACCACCTGGGCGGACGCGCAGCCGGTCGCCCTCCATGATGTTCTCCAGAGGCGCGTCGTATTCAGTGCCATCTGGCAGAATGCGCCGCGCCGTCTTCGGTGCAAGATCGAGAAGCGCGCGGATCGCGTCGCCAGTGC
Coding sequences within:
- a CDS encoding heavy metal translocating P-type ATPase produces the protein MSKVHVEPATGPTAIDPICGMTVSLKPETRTESFGGEDFHFCSGKCQTKFLADPWFYASGRAAGRKNAAPANVQYTCPMHPEIVRDAPGSCPICGMALEPMLPSDEPSEELTDFTRRMWISAAAAVPLFVLTMGELVALPVRDWIGHQTASYFEFLLATPIILWAALPFFRRGWDSVLNRSPNMWTLISLGVGAAYLYSLVATFLPGVFPEQYRMGHGVGTYFEAAVVIVTLVFIGQVLELRARERTGDAIRALLDLAPKTARRILPDGTEYDAPLENIMEGDRLRVRPGGAVPVDGTVIEGHSSLDESMLTGESMPVEKGPGDAVTGATINKNGSLVIEAGKVGVDTVLAQIVAMVSNARRSRAPIQGLADRVSAVFVPTVVAIAIIAFIVWLTVGPKPALVFAIASAVSVLIIACPCALGLATPISITTAAGRGAQAGVLIKDAEALERMAAVDTLIVDKTGTLTMGKPKLRDTIVLGDITRIDLLSLAAALERGSEHPLAEAIVEGAEAQGAPRLEAADFEAVIGKGVRGKVSGRAVALGNAAMMREMGLETGAAEAKADTLRKEGKTAMFIAVDGALAGIVAVADPIKDSTAQAIRELHAQGLRVIMATGDNERTAQAVAGRLGIDEVRAGILPEAKKELIDQLRRDGHKIAMAGDGVNDAPALAAADVGIAMGTGADVAMESAGITLLGGDLMGIVRARKLARATLRNIKQNLFFAFAYNALGVPVAAGLLYPVTGMLLSPMIAAAAMSLSSVSVISNALRLRRIEL